The following coding sequences lie in one Lysobacter capsici genomic window:
- the can gene encoding carbonate dehydratase, producing MSSDTLPPNSLDDLLERNKEWSERVNAEDPDFFNRLSQQQAPEYLWIGCSDSRVPANQIIDMAPGEVFVHRNIANVVVHTDLNCLSVIQFAVDVLKVKHIIVVGHYGCGGVHAALHGLRVGLADNWIRHVGDVADKHAGCIAHVHESERHDRLCELNAIEQVQNVCMTTIVRDAWSRGQALSVHGWVYSLRNGRVHNTGMDVDSFDTLQTAYARAIATVHATHGGSPR from the coding sequence ATGAGCTCCGACACCTTGCCACCCAACTCCCTCGACGACCTGCTCGAACGCAACAAAGAGTGGTCCGAACGGGTCAACGCCGAAGACCCGGATTTCTTCAACAGGCTCTCGCAACAGCAGGCGCCCGAATACCTGTGGATCGGCTGCTCGGATTCGCGCGTGCCGGCCAACCAGATCATCGACATGGCCCCGGGCGAGGTGTTCGTCCATCGCAATATCGCCAATGTGGTGGTGCATACCGACCTCAACTGCCTGTCGGTGATCCAGTTCGCGGTCGACGTGCTCAAGGTCAAGCACATCATCGTGGTCGGCCATTACGGCTGCGGCGGCGTGCATGCGGCCCTGCACGGTCTGCGCGTCGGCTTGGCCGACAACTGGATCCGTCATGTCGGCGATGTCGCCGACAAGCACGCCGGCTGCATCGCCCACGTCCACGAAAGCGAGCGTCACGACCGCCTGTGCGAACTCAACGCGATCGAGCAGGTGCAGAACGTATGCATGACCACGATCGTGCGCGACGCCTGGAGCCGCGGCCAGGCGCTCAGCGTGCATGGCTGGGTCTACAGCCTGCGCAACGGCCGGGTCCACAACACCGGCATGGACGTGGATTCGTTCGACACCCTGCAGACCGCCTACGCCCGCGCGATCGCCACCGTCCACGCCACCCACGGCGGGTCGCCGCGATGA
- a CDS encoding TldD/PmbA family protein: protein MSIFTEAQSKVILDKVIALSKADECTATLTGSIDGNIRFALNNVSTSGIVSNADLAVQVAFGNRTGTATINEFDDAALERVVRRAEDLARLAPENPEFMPAIDKQSYKPSSTFSAATAAITPEFRAQVAADSIAPCRADKLTAAGFLEDGQSFVAFANSKGNFGYQQATNFNYTCTVRTEDGRGSGWVGRNVQDSGQFKTDADVRIAMRKATESAEAKALEPGKYTVILEPAAAAGLISFMMNFFGARQADEGRSFLSKKGGGNKLGELVYDPRVNISADPWDPRASVLPWDSEGLPREKMAIIENGKVAALDYSRFWAKKQGKKAIGSPGNLLMAGGDKSTAELIKGTQKGILVTRTWYIRMVDPQTVLLTGLTRDGTFYIENGVIKHPVKNFRFNESPVIMLNNIEELGRPVRVAGDESGFVMMIPPMKLRDFTFTSLSDAV, encoded by the coding sequence ATGAGCATTTTCACCGAAGCGCAATCCAAAGTTATCCTCGACAAGGTCATCGCCCTGTCCAAGGCCGATGAGTGCACCGCGACCCTGACCGGTTCGATCGACGGCAACATCCGGTTCGCCCTCAACAACGTGTCGACCAGCGGCATCGTCAGCAACGCCGACCTCGCCGTGCAGGTCGCGTTCGGCAACCGCACCGGCACCGCGACCATCAACGAGTTCGACGACGCCGCGCTCGAACGCGTGGTCCGCCGCGCCGAGGACCTGGCGCGACTGGCGCCGGAAAACCCCGAGTTCATGCCGGCGATCGACAAGCAAAGCTACAAGCCCAGCTCGACCTTCAGCGCCGCCACCGCCGCGATCACGCCCGAGTTCCGCGCCCAGGTCGCGGCCGACTCGATCGCGCCGTGCCGCGCCGACAAGCTTACCGCCGCGGGTTTCCTCGAGGACGGCCAGAGCTTCGTCGCCTTCGCCAACAGCAAGGGCAACTTCGGCTACCAGCAGGCGACCAACTTCAACTACACCTGCACCGTGCGCACCGAGGACGGCCGCGGTTCGGGTTGGGTCGGGCGCAACGTGCAGGACTCGGGCCAGTTCAAGACCGATGCCGACGTGCGCATCGCCATGCGCAAGGCCACCGAATCGGCCGAGGCCAAGGCGCTGGAGCCGGGCAAGTACACGGTGATCCTGGAACCGGCCGCGGCTGCCGGTCTGATCTCGTTCATGATGAATTTCTTCGGCGCGCGTCAGGCCGACGAAGGCCGCAGCTTCCTGTCCAAGAAGGGCGGCGGCAACAAGCTCGGCGAACTGGTCTACGACCCGCGCGTCAACATCAGCGCCGATCCCTGGGATCCGCGCGCCTCGGTGTTGCCGTGGGACAGCGAGGGCCTGCCGCGCGAGAAGATGGCGATCATCGAAAACGGCAAGGTCGCCGCGCTGGATTATTCGCGCTTCTGGGCGAAGAAGCAGGGCAAGAAAGCGATCGGCTCGCCGGGCAACCTGCTGATGGCCGGCGGCGACAAGTCCACCGCCGAGCTCATCAAGGGCACCCAGAAGGGCATCCTGGTCACCCGCACCTGGTACATCCGCATGGTCGATCCGCAGACCGTGCTGCTGACCGGCCTGACCCGCGACGGCACCTTCTACATCGAGAACGGCGTGATCAAGCATCCGGTGAAGAATTTCCGCTTCAACGAATCGCCGGTGATCATGCTCAACAACATCGAGGAACTCGGCCGTCCGGTGCGCGTGGCCGGCGACGAGTCGGGCTTCGTGATGATGATCCCGCCGATGAAGCTGCGCGATTTCACTTTCACCTCGCTGTCGGACGCGGTCTGA
- a CDS encoding TldD/PmbA family protein, whose product MDRRNFLSMSGLGIAGLMIPFGNVIAAEALLVPLDVARKKTLADIALNAAKAAGASYCDARIGRYLRQFVITREDKVQNVVNTESTGIGIRVLVDGAWGFAATNQLNNDAVAKAAQQAAAIARANAKSQTSKVELAKTPGVGEVAWKTPIRKNAMEVAIKEKADLLLGVNAAAINAGASFVNSMLFLVNEQKYFASTDGSYIDQDVHRIWAPMTITAIDKASGKFRTRDGLSAPMGMGFEYLDGDASGKVVLPNGAVSYNKSYDMLADAVAAAKQAQQKLTAPSVKPGKYDLVLDPSHTWLTIHESIGHPLELDRVLGYEANYAGTSFATLDKLKSGFKYGSDQVTVFADKTQEGSLGAVGFDDEGVKTKRWNLIKDGILVDYQTIRDQAHILGKTESDGCCYADSWSSVQFQRMANVSLAPGKNKLSVADMVKDVENGIYIVGAGSFSIDQQRYNAQFGGQLFYEIKNGKITGMLEDVAYQIRTPEFWNSCVAVCDDSDYRMGGSFFDGKGQPGQVSAVSHGSSTARFNGVNVINTARKLG is encoded by the coding sequence GTGGATAGACGCAATTTCCTCAGCATGTCCGGGCTCGGCATCGCCGGGCTCATGATTCCCTTCGGCAACGTGATCGCCGCGGAGGCCTTGCTGGTGCCGTTGGACGTGGCCAGGAAGAAGACCCTGGCCGACATCGCGCTCAACGCGGCCAAGGCCGCCGGCGCGAGCTACTGCGACGCGCGCATCGGCCGCTATCTGCGCCAGTTCGTGATCACCCGCGAGGACAAGGTCCAGAACGTGGTGAACACCGAATCCACCGGCATCGGCATCCGTGTGCTGGTCGACGGCGCCTGGGGCTTCGCCGCCACCAACCAGCTCAACAACGACGCGGTCGCCAAGGCCGCGCAGCAGGCCGCGGCGATCGCGCGCGCCAACGCCAAGAGCCAGACCTCCAAGGTCGAACTGGCCAAGACGCCGGGCGTGGGCGAGGTCGCGTGGAAGACTCCGATCCGCAAGAACGCGATGGAAGTGGCGATCAAGGAAAAGGCCGACCTGCTGCTCGGGGTCAACGCCGCGGCGATCAACGCCGGCGCCAGCTTCGTCAACTCGATGCTGTTCCTGGTCAACGAACAAAAATACTTCGCCTCCACCGACGGCTCCTACATCGACCAGGACGTGCACCGCATCTGGGCGCCGATGACGATCACCGCCATCGACAAGGCCAGCGGCAAGTTCCGCACCCGCGACGGGCTGTCCGCGCCGATGGGCATGGGCTTCGAATACCTCGACGGCGACGCCTCGGGCAAGGTCGTGCTGCCCAACGGCGCGGTGTCCTACAACAAGTCCTACGACATGCTCGCCGACGCGGTCGCCGCGGCCAAGCAGGCGCAGCAGAAACTCACCGCGCCGTCGGTCAAGCCCGGCAAGTACGACCTGGTGCTCGATCCCTCGCACACCTGGCTCACCATCCACGAATCGATCGGCCATCCGCTCGAACTCGACCGCGTGCTCGGCTACGAAGCCAACTACGCCGGCACCAGCTTCGCCACGCTCGACAAGCTCAAGTCCGGCTTCAAGTACGGCAGCGACCAGGTCACCGTGTTCGCCGACAAGACCCAGGAAGGCAGCCTCGGCGCGGTCGGCTTCGACGACGAAGGCGTCAAGACCAAGCGCTGGAACCTGATCAAGGACGGCATCCTGGTCGACTACCAGACCATCCGCGATCAGGCCCACATCCTGGGCAAGACCGAATCCGACGGCTGCTGTTACGCCGACTCGTGGTCCTCGGTGCAGTTCCAGCGCATGGCCAACGTCTCGCTGGCGCCGGGCAAGAACAAGCTCAGCGTCGCCGACATGGTCAAGGACGTGGAGAACGGCATCTATATCGTCGGCGCCGGTTCGTTCTCGATCGACCAGCAGCGCTACAACGCCCAGTTCGGCGGCCAGCTGTTCTACGAGATCAAGAACGGCAAGATCACCGGCATGCTCGAGGACGTGGCCTACCAGATCCGCACTCCGGAGTTCTGGAATTCCTGCGTCGCGGTCTGCGACGACAGCGACTACCGCATGGGCGGTTCCTTCTTCGACGGCAAGGGCCAGCCGGGCCAGGTCTCGGCGGTTTCGCACGGTTCGAGCACGGCGCGTTTCAACGGCGTCAACGTCATCAACACCGCCCGCAAGCTCGGCTGA
- a CDS encoding AAA family ATPase, whose protein sequence is MTTNTANNNGEAELKAQLERLGALRQAIAQAIVGQDEVVEQLLIGLLAGGHCLLEGVPGLGKTLLVRSLGQALELQFRRVQFTPDLMPSDILGTELLEEDHGTGHRHFRFQPGPIFTNLLLADELNRTPPKTQAALLEAMQERTVSYAGVTHTLPSPFFVLATQNPLEQAGTYPLPEAQLDRFLLHIRVGYPSEREEHDILQQTTGAHSAQVPRVMGGEDVLALQARVREVHLAEDLLLWITRLVRASRPDEGGLAEVRQWVKWGAGPRAGQSLVLAAKARALLHGRFAATREDIAALAAPVMRHRLLLSFAAEAENKSADDVIAALLRGVPLPGG, encoded by the coding sequence ATGACTACGAACACGGCAAACAACAACGGCGAAGCCGAACTCAAGGCGCAGCTCGAACGGCTCGGCGCGCTGCGCCAGGCGATCGCGCAGGCGATCGTCGGCCAGGACGAGGTGGTCGAGCAGTTGCTGATCGGCCTGCTCGCGGGCGGCCACTGCCTGCTCGAAGGCGTGCCCGGGCTCGGCAAGACCTTGCTGGTGCGCTCGCTCGGACAGGCGCTGGAACTGCAGTTCCGGCGCGTGCAGTTCACCCCCGATCTGATGCCCAGCGACATCCTCGGCACCGAACTGCTCGAAGAAGATCACGGCACCGGCCATCGTCATTTCCGTTTCCAGCCCGGGCCGATCTTCACCAATCTGCTGCTCGCCGACGAACTCAACCGCACTCCGCCCAAGACTCAGGCGGCGCTGCTCGAAGCGATGCAGGAACGCACCGTCAGCTATGCCGGCGTGACCCACACCTTGCCGTCGCCGTTCTTCGTGCTCGCCACTCAGAACCCGCTCGAACAGGCCGGCACCTATCCCTTGCCCGAAGCGCAGCTCGACCGCTTCCTGCTGCATATCCGCGTGGGCTATCCGAGCGAACGCGAAGAACACGACATCCTGCAGCAGACCACCGGCGCGCACAGCGCGCAGGTGCCTCGGGTGATGGGAGGCGAAGATGTGCTGGCCTTGCAGGCGCGGGTGCGCGAAGTGCATCTGGCCGAGGATCTGCTGTTGTGGATCACTCGGCTGGTGCGCGCGAGCCGTCCCGACGAAGGCGGGCTGGCGGAAGTGCGGCAGTGGGTGAAGTGGGGCGCCGGTCCGCGCGCCGGCCAATCGCTGGTGCTCGCGGCCAAGGCGCGTGCGTTGCTGCACGGCCGTTTCGCTGCGACCCGCGAGGACATCGCCGCGCTGGCCGCGCCGGTGATGCGCCATCGCCTGCTGCTGTCGTTCGCGGCCGAGGCCGAGAACAAGAGCGCCGACGACGTGATCGCCGCCTTGCTGCGCGGCGTGCCGCTGCCCGGCGGCTGA
- a CDS encoding BatA domain-containing protein, protein MNPVLLLPLGLAALAALIVPLLIHLARRSEQRPTDFAALRWLRQRPKPRHRIRFDERLLLAVRLLLLALLALLLARPALYGAQSDAPWVAVVPGVQAQALAALDRPADARMHWLTPGFPVFDPAAPAPSASSELPVSSLLRELDAALPASVAVTVLVPEQLQGVDAQRPRLSRQVEWRVLPGAMPARTAPAVAVPDPSIRYAADRAAALPYLRAAIASWREPGAVAAARRNGSIAPDTQPLDASSRQLLWLKPGPLPSAVSEWIAGGGTVLLDKASAWPSGAGDNKAIVPAPLWRNADGAVLVEGARYGRGIVMRWTRALTPQALPELLEPGFAGQLRNVFEPPREPLSRVMAREHAPSTGAAAFALPPRDLRLWLGLLIALVFGFERWLATRPRRGAAP, encoded by the coding sequence GTGAACCCGGTGCTGTTGCTGCCGCTCGGCCTGGCCGCGCTCGCCGCGTTGATCGTGCCGTTGCTGATCCATCTGGCCCGGCGCAGCGAACAGCGCCCGACCGATTTCGCCGCGCTGCGTTGGTTGCGGCAGCGACCCAAGCCGCGCCATCGCATCCGTTTCGACGAACGGCTGCTGCTGGCGGTGCGCCTGCTGTTGCTGGCGTTGCTGGCCTTGTTGCTGGCGCGGCCGGCGCTGTACGGCGCGCAGAGCGATGCGCCATGGGTCGCGGTGGTGCCGGGCGTGCAGGCGCAGGCGTTGGCGGCGCTGGATCGGCCCGCGGATGCGCGCATGCATTGGCTGACACCCGGGTTCCCGGTATTCGATCCGGCCGCGCCAGCGCCGTCGGCGTCTTCGGAGTTGCCGGTATCGAGCCTGCTGCGCGAACTCGATGCCGCGCTTCCGGCGTCGGTCGCGGTGACCGTGCTGGTGCCCGAGCAACTGCAAGGCGTCGATGCGCAACGGCCGCGCTTGTCGCGGCAGGTCGAATGGCGGGTGCTGCCGGGCGCAATGCCGGCGCGAACCGCGCCCGCGGTGGCCGTGCCCGATCCCTCGATCCGCTACGCCGCCGATCGCGCGGCCGCGTTGCCGTATCTGCGCGCGGCGATCGCGTCGTGGCGCGAACCCGGCGCGGTCGCGGCAGCGCGCCGCAACGGTTCGATCGCGCCGGACACACAGCCGCTGGACGCGTCGTCCAGACAATTGCTGTGGCTCAAGCCCGGCCCGTTGCCGAGCGCGGTGAGCGAATGGATCGCGGGCGGCGGCACGGTCCTGCTCGACAAGGCCAGTGCGTGGCCGAGCGGCGCGGGCGATAACAAGGCGATCGTACCGGCGCCGCTGTGGCGCAATGCCGACGGTGCGGTCCTGGTCGAAGGCGCGCGCTACGGCCGCGGCATTGTCATGCGCTGGACCCGCGCACTGACCCCGCAGGCGCTGCCGGAACTGCTCGAACCCGGGTTCGCCGGACAATTGCGCAATGTGTTCGAACCGCCGCGTGAGCCGCTGTCGCGGGTGATGGCGCGCGAGCATGCGCCGTCGACCGGCGCGGCCGCATTCGCGTTGCCGCCGCGCGATCTGCGGTTGTGGCTGGGGTTGTTGATCGCGCTGGTGTTCGGGTTCGAACGTTGGCTGGCGACGCGGCCGCGCCGTGGAGCGGCGCCATGA
- a CDS encoding aldehyde dehydrogenase — MQKFRHWIDGQARDAAGGRWLDVHDPANAQAYAQVARGEAADVEAAVAAAQAAFPAWSGLPNSERAHWLERLASAVEANLDAFAQAESRDGGKPIALARSAEIPRAVANLRFFAQAATQFASESHHGQAGLNYTLRAPLGVVAAISPWNLPLYLFTWKIAPALAAGNTVVAKPSEITPATATMLGELAARIGFPRGVLNIVHGLGPDVGEPLIGHPGVRAVSFTGSTAVGRRIAAIAAPLLRKVSLELGGKNASLIFADSDWRANLDTLVRSAFQNSGQICLCGSRILIERSIYEEVRDALVERVNALNIGEPSDETTSLGPLVSQAHFDKVVAALARARHEGGRILCGGSALDRPGWYVAPTLIEGLGPRCTTNREEIFGPVATLQAFDDDEHALALANASDYGLCASLWTRDLNRAHRLAARLNVGMVWINTWLQRDLRTPFGGTGASGLGREGGAEAMRFFTDAKNVGLHLG, encoded by the coding sequence ATGCAGAAATTCCGGCACTGGATCGACGGTCAGGCGCGCGATGCGGCCGGCGGCCGTTGGCTCGACGTCCACGATCCGGCCAATGCGCAGGCGTATGCCCAGGTCGCCCGCGGCGAGGCGGCCGATGTCGAGGCCGCGGTAGCCGCCGCGCAGGCCGCCTTCCCCGCCTGGTCGGGACTGCCCAACAGCGAACGCGCGCACTGGCTGGAACGGCTAGCCAGCGCCGTGGAAGCGAACCTGGACGCTTTCGCCCAGGCCGAATCGCGCGACGGCGGCAAGCCGATCGCACTGGCCCGCAGCGCCGAGATTCCGCGCGCCGTGGCCAATCTGCGGTTCTTCGCCCAGGCCGCGACCCAGTTCGCCAGCGAATCCCACCACGGCCAGGCCGGGCTCAACTACACCCTGCGCGCGCCGCTGGGCGTGGTCGCGGCGATCTCGCCGTGGAACCTGCCGCTTTACCTGTTCACCTGGAAGATCGCGCCCGCGCTCGCAGCCGGCAACACCGTGGTCGCCAAGCCGTCTGAAATCACCCCGGCCACCGCCACGATGCTCGGCGAACTGGCCGCGCGGATCGGCTTTCCGCGCGGCGTGCTCAACATCGTTCACGGGCTGGGGCCGGACGTCGGCGAACCGCTGATTGGTCATCCCGGCGTGCGCGCGGTCTCGTTCACCGGCAGCACCGCGGTCGGCCGCCGCATCGCCGCCATCGCCGCGCCGCTGCTGCGCAAGGTCTCGCTGGAATTGGGCGGCAAGAACGCGAGCCTGATCTTCGCCGACAGCGACTGGCGCGCGAACCTCGACACCCTGGTGCGCTCGGCGTTCCAGAACTCCGGGCAGATCTGCCTGTGCGGCTCGCGCATCCTGATCGAGCGTTCGATCTACGAGGAAGTCCGCGACGCCCTGGTCGAACGCGTCAACGCGCTCAACATCGGCGAGCCGTCGGATGAGACCACCTCGCTCGGCCCGCTGGTCTCGCAGGCGCACTTCGATAAAGTCGTGGCGGCCCTGGCCCGCGCCCGCCACGAGGGCGGTCGGATCCTGTGCGGCGGCTCGGCGCTGGATCGTCCCGGCTGGTACGTCGCGCCGACCCTGATCGAGGGTCTGGGGCCGCGGTGTACGACCAATCGCGAGGAAATCTTCGGCCCGGTGGCGACCTTGCAGGCCTTCGACGACGACGAACACGCGCTGGCCCTGGCCAACGCCAGCGACTACGGCTTGTGCGCGTCGCTGTGGACCCGCGATCTCAACCGCGCCCATCGCCTGGCCGCGCGCTTGAATGTCGGCATGGTCTGGATCAATACCTGGCTGCAACGCGACCTGCGCACGCCGTTCGGCGGCACCGGCGCGTCCGGCCTCGGCCGCGAAGGCGGCGCCGAGGCGATGCGTTTCTTCACCGACGCCAAGAACGTCGGCCTCCATCTGGGATGA
- a CDS encoding TldD/PmbA family protein, whose amino-acid sequence MQRRDFLSFTGLGLAGLALPYGRAIAADALLEPVDQAKRRHLADTALSAAREGGASYCDVRIGRYLRQSVITREAQVRNIVNGESAGVGIRVLCDGAWGFAATASSSADAVAAATRQAVAIARANARVLTRKVELAPVTGVGEVAWKTPIRKNAMAVPIKEKVDLLLSVNDAALKAGADYVNSTLFVINEQKYFASTDGSYIDQDVHRIWLPLTATAVDKATGKFRTRDGLSAPMGMGYEYLDADPAGQVSLPGGLIGYGRSYDVMADAVAAAGHARAKLKAPSVKPGKYDLVLDPSNLFLTIHENVGHPLELDRVLGYEANYAGTSFATLDKRDQGYRYGSETVNFVADKTRPGSLGAVGFDDEGVKTREWDLIRDGILVDYQATRDEAHILGHKQSHGCSYADSWSSVQFQRMANVSLKPGKTPLSVAQMIKGVERGLYVHGRGSYSIDQQRYNAQFGGQLFFEIKNGEVAGMIEDAAYQIRTPEFWNACVAVCDERDFRLGGSFFDGKGQPSQVSAVSHGSSTTRFNGINVINTARAL is encoded by the coding sequence GTGCAACGACGCGATTTCCTGAGTTTCACCGGCCTTGGCCTGGCCGGCCTGGCGCTTCCCTACGGCCGCGCGATCGCGGCCGATGCGCTGCTGGAACCGGTCGACCAGGCCAAACGTCGGCATCTGGCCGACACCGCGTTGAGCGCGGCGCGCGAAGGCGGCGCGAGTTATTGCGACGTGCGCATCGGGCGTTATCTGCGCCAGTCGGTGATCACCCGCGAGGCGCAGGTGCGCAATATCGTCAACGGCGAATCCGCCGGCGTCGGCATCCGCGTGCTGTGCGACGGCGCCTGGGGCTTCGCCGCCACCGCCTCGTCGAGCGCCGACGCGGTGGCCGCCGCGACCCGCCAGGCCGTGGCGATCGCGCGCGCCAATGCGCGGGTGCTCACGCGCAAGGTCGAGCTGGCGCCAGTCACCGGCGTGGGCGAGGTCGCGTGGAAAACGCCGATCCGCAAGAACGCGATGGCGGTACCGATCAAGGAAAAAGTCGACCTGCTGCTGTCGGTCAACGACGCCGCGCTCAAGGCCGGCGCCGACTACGTCAACTCGACCTTGTTCGTGATCAACGAACAGAAATATTTTGCGTCCACCGACGGCAGCTACATCGACCAGGACGTGCATCGCATCTGGTTGCCGCTGACCGCGACCGCGGTCGACAAGGCCACCGGCAAGTTCCGCACCCGCGACGGCTTGTCGGCGCCGATGGGCATGGGCTACGAATACCTCGACGCCGATCCGGCGGGCCAGGTGTCGCTGCCCGGCGGCCTGATCGGTTACGGCCGCTCCTACGACGTGATGGCCGACGCGGTCGCCGCGGCCGGCCACGCCCGCGCCAAACTCAAGGCGCCTTCGGTGAAGCCGGGCAAGTACGATCTGGTGCTGGACCCGTCGAACCTGTTCCTGACCATCCACGAGAACGTCGGCCATCCGCTCGAACTCGATCGCGTGCTCGGCTACGAAGCCAATTACGCCGGCACCAGTTTCGCCACCCTGGACAAGCGCGACCAGGGCTATCGCTACGGCAGCGAAACGGTCAATTTCGTCGCCGACAAGACCCGCCCGGGCAGCCTGGGCGCGGTCGGCTTCGACGACGAAGGCGTCAAGACCCGCGAATGGGACCTGATCCGCGACGGCATCCTGGTCGACTACCAGGCCACCCGCGATGAAGCGCATATCCTTGGCCACAAGCAGTCGCACGGGTGCAGCTACGCCGATTCGTGGTCGAGCGTGCAGTTCCAGCGCATGGCCAATGTCTCGCTGAAGCCGGGCAAGACGCCGTTGAGCGTGGCGCAGATGATCAAGGGCGTGGAGCGCGGTCTGTACGTGCATGGCCGCGGTTCGTACTCGATCGATCAGCAGCGCTACAACGCCCAGTTCGGCGGCCAGTTGTTCTTCGAGATCAAGAACGGCGAAGTGGCCGGGATGATCGAGGACGCGGCCTACCAGATCCGCACGCCGGAATTCTGGAACGCCTGCGTGGCGGTGTGCGACGAACGCGATTTCCGCCTTGGCGGTTCGTTCTTCGACGGCAAGGGCCAGCCCAGCCAGGTCTCGGCGGTGTCGCACGGGTCGAGCACGACGCGTTTCAACGGCATCAACGTCATCAACACCGCGCGTGCGCTGTAG
- a CDS encoding DUF4159 domain-containing protein — protein sequence MLGGAAGAWLARSPLAQAAADYDFWFTRLKYDSGDWDVDQRMPANLITSLIDYTNLRVDPKEHVLALADPKMLAAPFCYLAGHKLVEFNPDERRNFERYVRNGGFVFVDDCNHDIDGLFAKSFEAQMGKIFGAKALKRLPKNHPIYRSFFVFDGPPATGFELNGWGDDLVHDYLQGIEIDGRLGILYSNKDYGCEWDYDWRNKRFLAEDNTKFGVNIVMYALGS from the coding sequence ATGCTGGGCGGCGCGGCCGGCGCCTGGCTCGCGCGTTCGCCGCTGGCGCAGGCCGCGGCCGATTACGACTTCTGGTTCACCCGGCTCAAGTACGACTCCGGCGACTGGGACGTCGACCAGCGCATGCCGGCCAACCTGATCACCTCGCTAATCGACTACACCAACCTGCGCGTGGACCCGAAGGAACACGTGCTGGCGCTGGCCGATCCGAAGATGCTGGCGGCGCCGTTCTGTTATCTGGCCGGGCACAAGCTGGTCGAGTTCAACCCCGACGAGCGGCGCAACTTCGAACGCTACGTGCGCAATGGCGGCTTCGTGTTCGTCGACGATTGCAATCACGACATCGACGGCTTGTTCGCCAAGTCGTTCGAGGCGCAGATGGGCAAGATCTTCGGCGCCAAGGCGCTCAAGCGATTGCCGAAGAACCACCCGATCTACCGCAGCTTCTTCGTGTTCGACGGCCCGCCGGCGACCGGGTTCGAATTGAACGGCTGGGGCGACGACCTGGTCCACGACTATCTGCAGGGCATCGAGATCGACGGTCGCCTGGGCATTTTGTACAGCAACAAGGATTACGGCTGCGAGTGGGATTACGACTGGCGCAACAAGCGGTTTCTGGCTGAGGACAATACGAAGTTCGGGGTCAATATCGTTATGTATGCGTTGGGGTCCTGA
- a CDS encoding DUF58 domain-containing protein has product MNDLIPPEVRARLRSLQLLSRRAVGNHGIGLHSSRSRGAGLEFAQYRAYEPGDELRQVDWKLYARSDRFFVREAERESPLAVWLLLDATASMTQGDAARPGWSRLHAGKALAACVAELALRQGDRFGLIALRGDGLRLVAPAAGVRQRDRLLLELHGLSAQGVWPAADALRPLWERIGAGDLVIMIGDGFDEGALEVAERLAAARREVLSIRILTAEERDFPFRGGYRFRDQETGEELLGDGAALREDFLGRFAAVRSALDARLDASGIRHAEYVLDQALDLPLRRLFGARDSAGAA; this is encoded by the coding sequence GTGAACGACCTGATTCCTCCCGAGGTGCGGGCGCGGCTGCGCAGCCTGCAGTTGCTGTCGCGGCGCGCGGTCGGCAACCACGGCATCGGCCTGCACAGCAGCCGCAGCCGTGGCGCCGGGCTGGAATTCGCCCAGTACCGCGCCTACGAGCCCGGCGACGAACTGCGCCAGGTCGATTGGAAGTTGTACGCACGCTCCGATCGCTTCTTCGTGCGCGAGGCCGAACGCGAGAGCCCGCTCGCGGTGTGGCTGTTGCTCGATGCGACCGCGTCGATGACCCAGGGCGACGCGGCGCGTCCGGGCTGGTCGCGCTTGCACGCAGGCAAGGCGCTGGCGGCCTGCGTGGCCGAACTGGCGCTGCGCCAGGGCGACCGGTTCGGGCTGATCGCATTGCGCGGCGATGGCCTGCGCCTGGTCGCGCCCGCGGCCGGCGTGCGTCAGCGCGATCGCTTGCTGCTGGAACTGCACGGCTTGTCGGCGCAGGGCGTATGGCCCGCGGCCGATGCCTTGCGGCCGCTGTGGGAACGCATCGGCGCCGGTGATCTGGTGATCATGATCGGCGACGGCTTCGACGAAGGCGCGCTCGAAGTTGCCGAACGCCTCGCCGCGGCGCGGCGCGAAGTGCTGAGCATCCGCATCCTGACCGCCGAGGAACGCGATTTCCCGTTCCGCGGCGGCTACCGCTTCCGCGATCAGGAGACCGGCGAGGAGTTGCTCGGCGACGGCGCGGCCTTGCGCGAGGACTTCCTCGGCCGCTTCGCCGCCGTGCGTTCGGCGCTGGATGCGCGCCTGGACGCGAGCGGCATACGCCATGCCGAGTACGTGCTCGATCAAGCGCTGGATCTGCCGCTGCGGCGATTGTTCGGCGCGCGCGACAGCGCGGGGGCGGCGTGA